The genomic stretch attcaaaaatccAAACTCAAAATGTAATTAGCAGTGCCTGGTTACCCTCTTTTTTTGAAATCCAAAGACAAATATGCAAATCCACTTTTAATAAATAGTGTCATaacacatcttctccagcataaAACAACCCACTTAGCAACCATACAGACCGATAACGTGgacaatttaaaaacttttatctcctttgcatccccccccccaaaaaaaattttcatgtctTAGATAATTATTTGCAATTCCAGGTAATTTTAGCATTTACAAACCTAACTTACATTTGTCAGACCTCGGTTTCACTTTCAGGATCTTCAATACCCAACTGACTACAGGGTCTTTTCTGCATGCACCCAAATACAGTACAGAGATCCACAACTGAAAACCCTCCTCTTTGCTTTCCAGTTCACACAGTAGTTTCCACTTACAGGTTTCTCAAACAACTGTAGATTCCATTCCCTTCCAAAAACacacctaattttttaaaaattcactgaaaagcTTGGAACCATCAAAGTTACCACTAAATTTCATACAAGGAATGCTGCCCCAGTGTTCAAACCCAAAAGAGAAAGCTAAAACTCTCTTAAGACTCAGAGTTGTATTAAACGTCTTCCAAAGTGTTGATGTTTTCATACTGTTATATTAGCATCGTTCTGtagaaatatttagatttttccaagggctacctttttttttttcttcgttcataagatgagattttaaaacgagataaaaactaaaataataaagtggTAATACCCTAAACCAACCTTTCTTCCGGTGCACACAGGGGCTGCCCTAACACAGATGAACTCATTTCCATCTCAGGGGAACTGcatgtgcgtgtttgtgtgtgtttgtgcccGTGCACACACTCGCGTGTGCATGGTGAGGGGCGTGACAGCACAGATAGGTCTACTGTAACTAGAAGAGGAAtctgaaagcaaagagaaaacataCAATAATCCCCAATTAATATTTGGAAAGGAACCAAGAAATAGTCAAAATGGGAAGCTATCATTACGTTAAAACCCTAGCATGGCTTTATATGCATTGctttaaaggatacaaaaaaagcGACAAAGTGTGAAGTTCCTTGGAAGTCCACTCCCTCTCCGAATTCCAGCTGATGGGGGAACGGCCCTGGCCATTTCCAGCAGACATTTCACTGCAATGCCGGTGGCCCCGCAAACCCCAACTTTGTAGCACAAAGACGCTAACGCCACCACGTATGCATCCTGTACTCGCCCGTCTCGGGATGTGTCACAGCTAGGTAAGAGCTGGAAATAAAACATGGAGGCACGCTAAAGGGCCTGAACCATCCTCACAGTCCAAGGACAGCACAGCACGGAGGAGAAGGGCCAGCCTGGGCTCCAGGGCTCTGCCACACGCCGGCCCCGCTCCGCCCCGGTGCACACCGCCGTCTTCACCGCCTATCACCCAACGTGCCCCTGCTCCGACCAGGCGAACGcgccccaacaacaacaacaacatcaacaacaacaacaacagaaacccGCGGCTGTCCCCGCGCCCCAGCGCGCCCTTCCCCTACCAACAGCTCCCCGACACGGTCCTCCAACGACATGAGTAAGCACTCCACGCCACTCCCCAACTTCGGACGGCCGCCGCCGGTCCTGCACCCTCGGGAGCCACCGCAGCCGCGCGACTCGCTGCCACGGGTTTCCCGGTTTCCAGGCGAAAGTTGCCGAATGGCCATTCTGTGAAAGGACGAGTCTAGCGCTGCCAACGTGCTCCGCGACTAGCGACAGCCGTGCCCAACCCCGCAGGGGCTCGGGGGGAAGTGGGGCCCCCGCGCGGGGCGGGCTCCCGCGGAGTCAGCGGGCTCCCCGGCCTCGGCCCCGAGCGCCCGGCCCGGCTCGGTTTCCAAACTTGCGGCCGCCGCGCCTGCCTGCCGCGGCCGTgcgggtcggggtgggggaggggagaggaagaagtccCCCGACTTCCGAACAGACCCCTCGGGCTCCAAACCCGGCTCCGGGAGCCAGAAAAGTTCCGGGGGCGGCCGGCTCACAAAGGCCGGcggctcctccccaccccccccaccccccaccgcgtccccgtccccccacctcccccccccacacacaccccggGCGGGCGGCGAGACCACCTGGCCGCGGCGTTTTGACAGCTCCGCGAGTGTCCCGCGGCGGGACCGCTTTGTAGTTGACAAGGCGCCGGTGCGCGGACGACCTGCGTGCGCCTCGCCGTGCGTCTGTCCGACGACCCGGCTAGGCCGGGAAGAATCTACGAGAAATTTCTCCAGAAACAGCAGCCCCGCGAACAGCCGGCGCGAGGGCCAAACTCCAAAGTAAagtgcggcggcggcggcggcggcggcgcgagcCGTCGGGGCCCCGCTGGGCGGAGTGCGGTGCGGGGCGCCCGCGGGAGGCCCGGCCCGGAGGCCGCCgagggggcgcggggcgcggggcgggcgggcgcccCGGGGGCCGGGAGCCGCGCGGCCGgcgggccccacccccaccccgcgggGGCGGCCGGGGGCGCGCGGGGGCAGGGGGGCCGGGCGCGCCGGTGACAGCTCCGGCCCGGCGCCGCGGCTGGCTCCCGGCCTGGCTCCCTCACACTCAACTTACTTCTTTCTGGCTCTCTGGAAAGGGGAAGCGCCATCTTTGCGAGGCCGGCCCCGAGGTCTTTTGTCTGCGGCTGCGGGGCTCGGGGCCGGGGCTCCGGGCTCCTCGGGGGGTGGTGGCGGCGGCTGCGGCTGCTCCGCGCTCTTGTCCTCCTCCGACGACATCCTAGTCACCAGGAAAGACACATGGATCCCGGTCCTCCTCCTGGGGGgctcctcccgccgccgccgccgcggccgccgccgccgctgctgctcgGGTTCCTCCTCCCCGGCTCAGCCTCTCGCATTTCCCGCAGCCccgggagcagcagcagcaggtacCGGGAGAGGCGGCAACATGGAGCGAGCAGGacacgcactcacacacatacGCGCGGGCGCGCGCACCTCGGCGCgcaggggccgggcggggggcggggggcggcgggcggcgggcggggcgcgggcgggagggagggaggggccggccggccgggcgggaggtgcgggcggcggcggcggcggcggcggcgggcggggcgcgggcgggggccgggcggTGCGGGCGGGCGGGTGCGGGGCGGGCGCCGGCCGGGGCGGGGCGACTgagggggcgcggggggcgccgGCCGGGGCTGcgcccgcgcccctcccccagcgCCCGCGGCGGGAGGAGAAAGGGGCCGCGGCGCGGGGAGCGGCGGGCCCGCGGGCAGCGGCGGGCGGGGGGTCGCGGCCCCGccggccgcccctcccccgcgcggGCCGCGTCaggccgggcggcggcggcggcggcggcggcgaagtTTTGACAGCTGCTCCAGTTGTTGTTGTGGGTTCCGGGCTGCGCGAGCGCCGGCCCCTCAGCGCCCGCCCTCCCGGGCCGGGGAGGAGGAAGTTTTGCGGGTGTGCGTGtaccacacacagacacacacacacgaccgTGGCCGTCGCGCGAGGGCCGCGCCGGGTCTCCCCCGGGCGCCCCGCACCACAGACCTCTCAAACTCGCCGCCGTCTCGCCCACACACGGCCGCCGCgacgcccccgccccctcccccactcctcggccccgccgccccccgcgcgCCGCCGCTGCCACTCACAGGGCTCGCTCCGCGCATGCGCTGCCCGCGGACGCGCCGCCACCGCTGACctcaccgcccctcccccgtctccccccctccccctgccgggctctcctccctcctgcctcctccccgtcttccccccctcccccctcccccctcccccctcccccctcccctctcccgcCCCGCCTCCTCTGACGCGGCGGCCCGGGCTGCGCCGCgactccggctccggctccggctccggctcggGGAGAGCGCCAAGCTGCGGAGGCGGCGATCCGGGATCGGGGTCCAGGGAATGCGCGGCCCGAGGCGGCGCTCCGACTGCGCCCGAGCCCGGCCTGGAGCCGGCGGCCGCTAAGCCCGCACGGCCCCCCGGCGCGCCGCCCCGCCGCCCACCCGCCCCGCGGCCGGAGGGACGGAGCCCGCCGGCGCTGCCCCGGCTCCCGCGGGCCGGGGAGGCAGTGCAACTTCGCTGGGATCCAATTCCAGGGAGAGTTTCGTTATTATAACGTCATGTAAGAAATGGGCCAGAAAGGGCTTACCGAGCTGTCAGACAAAAAGAACGCTGACATTTTGAGGCACAAGACGCGCAAAAAGGCACCACAACACACCAGTAAAAGCCCAACAGCTTGATTGTAACGTGCAGCGTGTTGCGATGCGCGCAAATCGGAGGGTCTCTGGGCCAGCTCCCGATGCGTTCACGGGCTCAAGGGGAAACGGGGCTAGCATTAGCAATGGGAGACGAGCGCTTTCTCGGAAAGCGTAGTGGCAAATGCGGGCTTCGGGACTTTTTCTTCGGATGGGGCGGCaactcctctgtgctctgcttccCATTCACTGTCGATCAGCACACGTGAGCTGGGGGAGAATTCAGGACCCGTGAAGCCTTGGCAGACGGCTTGGGACGAGCGATCACTTCGGGAGCATCGCCTCTAGGCCGGACACACTAGGCACTTTCCCATTAGGATTCCCTTCCGTCCTCACGACACGGTGGAAGCCTACCGCTGCGTGTTCTGGCTCCCCAGCTCTCGTTCGCTTCCATCTCTCCCAATAGCCAGAGCATAAACTTTGAATTGTGCTTCCTGTTTGGGCAAAGTATACGCGGCTCGATTTCCAAAGCCTATCCTGACTACAggcaggtgttttgttttgtttcgacATGGCTGAAATGAGGACTATAATAAGATAGTCATTTGAATGCCTGCAGGGTTTAATCCTTGCCGGTTTGTTCAAGTTTACTAAATATACAGCCACGGGAATTCTGAGATTGGGGAGAAGCTGACTGGGTAAATGCAGACTATAAATTAAAAGCGTCTGACTATTATAAATAGAAACACAACATGTATATGCCTAATGATGAATTTATGAAGTGgaacatttaaagttttttcagtgctcattctttctctggcATTTTCCCCCCTGCACATTACACTTTAAGGAAAGTACACTTTCAAAAATTGGATTATCGATCCACATGTTTACCTGTGTTCGTTACGGAAATTAGAGCCGTCCCTTCCAACTGTCTCATACGCACAAAATTGTATGTCAGGATAATTTAAGTGTCAGGGTGCAGAGGACAAGTCACTCCTGCTGGAGAgaagttttaaaaggaaacagggGACTGAGAACAGAAAAGGGAGTAGAAtgaatgaaaagggaagaaacagaggTCTGTGCAGTGATGCttctagaaagaaaagatgaaagatacTAAGCCCAGCCTTAAATCTCCATTCCTTCAGCTATTGTGAGGCAAGCACTTGGAATCTGTTTTAAAAGGACAGCAGGTTGTTGGCCCGAAGTTATCATGGGCAgaccaaataaaatataactcaGGATGCACAGGAAGGATACAAAAAAATACCTGTTTCACATAAAGGTTTTCCAAAGGTGTTTCCATGTCTCCGATCCAAATTTTGGAGCTCTGAGACCgcagtggcaaaaaaaaaaaaccaggagtcACGTAGCTGAAGTTACTCAGATTATAAAGTCAGAAAGGCACAGGGTGTCTGAAAGCaccaaaaagcaagcaaacaaacaaaatctactTTTAATAAGTACACATGTAGCCATTTCTAAAAACATGGTCGATGTGCACCAAAGTGTTAGCAGCGATCATCTCTGAAGGGGTAGATTACGAGGGACTTTCACTTTCTATATTACATTTTTCTATAATAGTTGAATCTTTTAGAGCACATGCAGTATAATAAGGaatgtgtattaaatatttagCATGTGGTTTGGGGGGTGAGGATTGCTATCTACACCAAAGAAAAAGCAACATCTCAGGAAACAGAGCAAGATAAGAGCCTCAAAGGGTCTAGCAAACAAGTGATggtaaataaaaattcacagtaCAGTAGCCATTCTTACTAATTGGAGTCCTATAAATGTCATTGATATGGTCTTTATTTAgagtttgtctgtttttgcttgttttgatgagtgtaaaatatttataagactCTCCCGTAGGCTCACTACTAATTAATGGactctccttttgttttcccGTAAAGTCTTAAATTCCTCAGGGTTTTTTTAGGAATCAAACTTTTATAGTTGTAGAAGGAACACTGAAAACTTCAATTCTAAATCTTACAATCTTTGTCTTCATATGTTTGCTGTTAAACTTATACTTTAAAAAGGTGTAGTCATAGGCTGGCATTTTGTGTcctttttcagtaaaaaaaaaaaaaggtttttaaaagaacttcaggggcacgtggctggctcagtgggtcaagcatgcaactcttaatctaggggttgtgagtggagccccatgttgggtgtagagattactttaaaaattaaaaataaattaagaatttcaattCCTGAAAATTAGTACATACTTAGTCCATAGTGTGTTTTTAGCTTTGAAAATTCTAATTGCCTTACACGAGTTATTTCAGTAATGCCTACCATGTACCTAGTAGacagaaaaattaaggaagaaaccGAGAAGTAATTAAACAGAACACTCACCGTCAAAAATAATTTGTGCAGAAGAATATGAGGCATGAGTGTATGTTCTGCAGCACACTCCATATAGATATGAATCTTGCCCTCTAGGGGTCTATATTTTAAGCCTGTCAGTACTTAACAAGATAAACACAAAAAGGGCAGGCAGgcaactgaaaaataaacatgggaAAACATACAAACAGGAAGATTAAATATTTACATCCATTGTGTACAAGaccatatttttaatagaaatgcatctggggatttggggggagggcagaggtggaggaggCAGCAGACAGCTATGTCTATTTAGGATACAAAAGCATTCTGCCAGCAAGTGTTATAAACTCCTAGAGACCCTACCCCAGCCTCTACACAcgcaccacccccccacacacacacacactctcttagGTTCCTCTCCTTTACTGATAATACAAGACTACAAGAGTAGTTtgcattaatttccttttttttttttttttttttttttttttttttaaggcaattcctatatcaacgtttatttatttttgggacagagagagacagagcatgaacgggggaggggcagagagagggagacacagaatcggaaacaggctccaggctctgagccatcagcccagagcccgacgcggggctcgaactcacggaccgcgagatcgtgacctggctgaagtcggacgcttaaccgactgcgccacccaggcgcccctgcattaaTTTCCTAACGCTGCCACAACAAATgctgaaaatgacagaaatttattttctcacagcccTGGTAACTCGAAGaccaaagtcaaggtgttggcgGGGCTGGCTCCTTGCGGTAGGCTTTCGGGAAGAATTCGATCGTTCCCTGCCTGTCAGCTTCCAGTGGTTGTCCATGATCCTTGGGGACCTTGGCTGTAGGTACATGACTCCAATGGCCATCTTTTCTGCATCTCTGTGCCCTCACATAGTGttctctgtgtatgtgtctcttcttgtaaggatacCAGTCGTGTTGGAGTAAGAGTCCAGCCTACAACAGTATGACCTCCCATTAATTGACCGCATCTGCAACAATCTTattccagataaggtcacattctgaggtttgGGGAAGGATATGAATGTTGGGGGGACGATATTTAACCCAACTGAACTACCAAGCAGCCTATATTGGTGTCTCCCCGTTTAGCagattcatatatatatggttaGAAAAGtttatataggggcacctgggtggctcagtccgataagcatccaactttggcccaggtcatgatctctgagttcatgagttggagtcccgccTCAGGCTGTCGGCTGTTAGCGtggagtccactttggatcctctgtctccctccgtctacctctcccctgttcgtcctatctctgtctctcctctccctccctctctccctctctctctctctctctctctctcaaaaataaacattaagaaaaaagaaaaaagtttacaTAATAGGTTAACTGCATGCAAACTTTTCTTGGCACAaaacattcacatttattttacatcGAATCAATCTATTTGTaggataaataaaatcaaagtgaaTTTAACAATAACAGTGCCTACAAAGTAAACAGTAAAATTATGACTTAGTAGTTCCTTGGTTAGTTTGATCAGTGTAAACATAGGTCAAAAAATGTCAGCCCAACATGTACCATTTGGGGCCTGTTTTAAAGGCCAAAGATTATGGtgccacctgggtgtctcagtcggttaggcgtcgaACTCTCGCACTGACAGctaggggcctgcttgggattctctctctctccctctctctctctgcccctcccccccctcaaaataaatacacatttttgaaaagtaaaataaatcaagatCGAAGACAATGATGAGATCCTCACTTTCTAGTGGAAATGGAACTCAAGAGTCCCACCCATCACCCTTCGGGATGAAGTCTAAATTTCTTGGTGTGGCCCCCTAAGCCTACCACCCTCCAGCCATCCCCTCCCCGccactcctcccccttcctccttacTGTGTGCTCCAGCCTTCAGAGCCACCTTTGTCAGTCTTCATTACATTGTCCCAAGCCCCTTCCTCGGTCATGTGGCCAATTCCTGCTTCTTTAGACTTCACTTCCATCCCTGACCACCACCCTCCCCCTGACAATGACTGTGTGTCCCCATGGATGTTTCTACAACAcctgtgctccccaccccccccccctcccgcgaGGCTCTCAGGGCCTGGAATGTATCCCACCCTCGCTGTTTTGTAACCCACCCTACGCCAGGTGCGGATGGCTACAATTGTCTGCCTTATACATCTTTTATCTCTATGATTTCGCAGCAGCTCAATAAACAGTTGtggaataagtgaaataaatgggaaaatatatgttAAGTGTCAGAAAAAGAGCTAAGATGATCCTTTACAAGCGTGTTtattccccaccccacacacaccaggagggtttacttttcaaaaagaaactgtATCTTTATAAACAATGTAAATATGCCTACCTTGCTACAGTTTATGCTGATggttacattttacatttctataaagAAACAGGCGGTCATCTTtgcccctctttgcccctctgtcCAACATTTGTtagtgtcattctttttttttattttttttttaatttttttttcttttttaacgtttatttatttttgggacagagagagacagagcatgaacgggggaggggcagagagagagggagacacggaatcggaagcaggctccgggctccgagccatcagcccagagcccgacgcggggctcgaactcacggaccgcgagatcgtgacccggctgaagtcggacgcttcaccgaccgcgccacccaggcgccccagtgtcaTTCTTCTCAGTGTTCTTGGCTTGCTGAAGCCTGGGCATGGAGGTTCACACCTGTTTCTAAAAGAGCCTCCAAAATCAAAAGAGGTCAAAATAGTTGTCCACAGTCTTCAGAAAACATATCTGCTTAGAAACATTTCTACCAGAGAAGATAATGTTGAGGGAGAAATGATTACAGAATAGCATATATAATATGTGCCATACAATCCATTTACGGAAAACTGTATAAATCCACAACAATCTATATATAAATCTATGTGCAAAGTAATAATGTTCATCAAAATGCaaacaatgggggcgcctgggtggctcagagggtcgagcgtccaactcttgatcttggcttaggtcatgatcccagggtggtgggatcgagctccgagttgggctctgcatggagcctacttaagattctctctctccctctgcccctctcctcagctcacgctctctcaataaactaaactaaactaaaataacataaaataataaaataaaagcaatctcTGGGCTGGAATTGacactttctttgtattttttctttttaacttttataatgaatagctattatttttacaaaagcaagcaagttgtttttcaaagaaaaaggtttttttctccaaaattatcTCTATCTTAGCCTTAATTACATTTCACTTTcgctgatattttttttttccttttctttcttgctatCATCTTGTCTGTGGAAACATATTAAAACAGTGCCTACCATACAATCATGACTCCTGACTGGTATAATCAAGTTCAGAGttctatttttcctccccttggGGGGAGTTgctattaaataaacttaaaaggggTTTTCCCAGTGAAAGTGAATGGAATGATTCTCTTTCCCCTAATCTTAATAATCTTCATCGTCATCACTTCCAGCTGCTGCTCCACCTAATGCCTATGGAAGTTGTGTTCCTTTGGTGCaaatctcttcccctccctgggtgTCCATGATCCTGTCCCTTAGAGTTCGCATTCCATTGAACACACTGGGTGCtcactaaacatttattttttaattattttgagagagagacagagacagaaagtgggagggggggggggaattccacacaggctccctgctcagcacagagcccgacgcggggctcgatctcacaaccctgggatcctgacctgagccaatatcaagagtcggacgctcaaccgactgagccacccaggtgcccctcgataaatatttattaaaccgAAAAGGGTGCAAGCATTACCCCAGCAGGCTCCATTTGAGgaaaggagggagtgagggagcaAGGGAAAGAGAGCTACTGGCAGGGAGGAACTGCAATTCTAAGGGCCGAGGGTCAGattgggggggaggagggcgcCTTACATTCGCCCCCTGCAATATTCTACCTTCCTCGCCTCTGGGAGGCTGGTCACTTTCACTGGGCTGCAAACATTTCCCCAGTTTGCCTGTAGGTTGTCAGCGTCTTTGCCTCCCTTGTGTTGACCCGCCTTTGCCAGCTCGGTGACATCATTATCATGGGAAGCAGGACATCACACACCTGCCACCTGAAAGACAGACCCCGTAGACACCGTTAGGAACCTGCCGGACGGCACAGAGGGATAAGGTGGCCACAGAGGCAGAGGCGGACAGTAAAACCGAGCTAGTGTTACACGGTCCCGCACAAGGAAGCGAAGCGAAGCGAAACACTGTTTCCCTCTCGAAGCCTGCAACAAACCTCACAGGAGCCCCGGCTCCGTCTGGAATTGGAAGTGGGTGGGGATTTTCACCTGCTCTCCCCTCCGCCGCCTCCAAAGTTCCAACGAAGCCCTGGGCCCTGGCGCATCCGGGAGTCCCTCCTCTGCCGGGTGACCTGGTCTGACTCCCGCCTGCCCCCGGGGCCTCCCAAACTCGAGGCATCCTTCTGTGACCTCATTCTCTGCCCCGGGTGCCCCGTGCCACTCTGTGACTCCATCAGGGTAACACCCGCTTCGGCTGCCACGCGTCAGACGTGGGGAGCCGCCTCGCAGATCAAGCTGGGGGAGTGGTTGAGGGCTGAGCTCTGCGCCGACCGTCGCCGCACCTGACCGTGGCGCGCCTGCTTCCCCGCGCACCGGCGGACGGGCCTCCGGctcctttcccccccaccccccacccccaccccctcgaGAGGTGTCCGAGATCGGCTTCCCGGACGCCCCCGCCGCCGCGCCTGGAGCGTCCCCGCGGCCCGGCTCGGCGGCCGATGGCCAGCAGGACCGCAGCGGGGGCCCGGCTGCCGGAGCGGCCGGGGCCGAGGCGGCGCGCCGGGAGCCCGCGGGCGCAGGGGAGGCACCTGCTCCGCAGCTTGCCGGCGGCGCAGACCCTGGCCAGGGTCATCCGGCCTTGCTACGGCCCCCACGGCCGGCAGAAGCTCCTGGTCACCGCCAGAGGAACCACCGTGCTGACGGGCTACGCCGCGGCCATCCTGCGCGCGCTGGAGCTGGAGCACCCCGCGGAGCGGCTCCTGCGCGAGGCGGCCCACACGCAGGCGGAGAGCAGCGGCGACGGCGCGGCCTTCGTGGTCCTGCTGGCGGAAGCGCTGCTCCTGCAGGCCGAGCACCTGCTGCGCGCCGGCCTGGCCCGCTCCCAGCTGCGCGAGGCCTACGCCGCGGCCACCGCGGAGACCCTGGCCCTGCTGCCCTCCCTGGCCATCCgctccctggggcctctggaGGATCCCTTTGGGGCCCTCTACTCGGTGGTGAACACCCACGCCGTGTCCCGGGCCGACTGCTTGACCAAGCTGGTGGCCCACGCGTGCTGGGCCACCAAGGAGCTGGACGGCGGCTTCCGACGCGAGCGCGTGGGCGTGTGCACCCTGCCAGGGGGGAGGCTGGAGGACTCGTGCCTGCTCCCGGGGCTGGCCTTGTGCGCCGAGCCCTGCGGGCAGGTGACCGCGGTGCCCGGCGGCGCCAGAGTGGCTCTCTTTGTTTGCGGCTTTGGTCCCGCCAGTCCAAATGCACCGACCACGGCCCGGCTCTCCGGCCCCGCTGACCTGGCCACGTTCAGGAAAGGAAGTGAGCGGTTGATAGAAAAGCAGGTGGCCCAGCTGGCCAGCGCGTGCATTAACGTGGCGGTGGCATGGGGGGACATCGATGAGAATGCCCTGACGCAGGCTGACAAGCACAACATCATGGTGATTCGAGCCAGGTCCCGGAGGGATATGGTTTACTTGAGTGAGGTGCTGGGCACACCTTTGATGTGTCACCTGCTTCCTCCCCCGAAGCCAGGGAAGTGCCGGAGGGTCTACCagcaggagctgggggaaggTTTGGCCGTGGTGTTTGAGTGGGAATGTCCGGGCACCCCTGCCGTTACCTTGGTCCTCAGGGGGGCCACAGCCCAGGGGCTGCAGGGCGCGGAGCAGGCCGCCTACCGTGGCATCGATGCCTACTTCCAGCTGTGCCAGGATCCCAGGCTGCTTCCGGGAGCTGGGGCCACAGAGATGGCTCTGGCGAAAATGCTCTCAGAAAAAGGAAGCAAACTGGAAGGGCCTAATGGTCCTGCCTTCCTGGCATTTGCACAGGCCCTTCGGTCTCTTCCTGAAACCTTGGCAGAGAACGCAGGCTTAGCCGTCTCCCAAGTGATGGCAGAAATGAACAGAGCTCACCAGGCTGGCAACTTCCTAGTAGGAGTGG from Prionailurus viverrinus isolate Anna chromosome A2, UM_Priviv_1.0, whole genome shotgun sequence encodes the following:
- the CCT8L2 gene encoding T-complex protein 1 subunit theta-like 2, whose translation is MASRTAAGARLPERPGPRRRAGSPRAQGRHLLRSLPAAQTLARVIRPCYGPHGRQKLLVTARGTTVLTGYAAAILRALELEHPAERLLREAAHTQAESSGDGAAFVVLLAEALLLQAEHLLRAGLARSQLREAYAAATAETLALLPSLAIRSLGPLEDPFGALYSVVNTHAVSRADCLTKLVAHACWATKELDGGFRRERVGVCTLPGGRLEDSCLLPGLALCAEPCGQVTAVPGGARVALFVCGFGPASPNAPTTARLSGPADLATFRKGSERLIEKQVAQLASACINVAVAWGDIDENALTQADKHNIMVIRARSRRDMVYLSEVLGTPLMCHLLPPPKPGKCRRVYQQELGEGLAVVFEWECPGTPAVTLVLRGATAQGLQGAEQAAYRGIDAYFQLCQDPRLLPGAGATEMALAKMLSEKGSKLEGPNGPAFLAFAQALRSLPETLAENAGLAVSQVMAEMNRAHQAGNFLVGVGVEGIINVAQEEVWDTLTAKARGLRAVADVTLQLVSVDEIVVAKQSATYQRDSNPVPKKAKGCLFPVKDQLLGTIE